In the Euphorbia lathyris chromosome 5, ddEupLath1.1, whole genome shotgun sequence genome, one interval contains:
- the LOC136229674 gene encoding stemmadenine O-acetyltransferase-like: MVLEVEFISKELIKPSVPTPNHLRKHKFSFIDQNQFPISIPILLFYEKSNIPNHERCNLLKQSLSKALTIFYPLAGRINNYSYADCNDEGALFIQTKANCQLSEILLNRNEYHNHNKKFFPLQPEKGVHQYGSLFQITYFNCGGLGVSFAMPHMLGDGLSMFTFLNCWAAVARGNTLEIPPIVSDSIFPPIKIAGFDLTQWAFKENVVTKSFVFDAATISALTDKYSANGEKLSRVLALSVFILSRMIATTSQAKNNRCMVIYSVNVRELLNPPLSKQSFGNLIFAAPALIDNVDPSGNKEDAYYEIGKRIKDSITSVNSESLRKLQNGELNFTKESFMECINGEIDRYSFTSLCRFPMYEVDFGWGKPEWVAISMVFINNFIMLCDTRNGKGIEVWISLTEEDMAKFEKDKQLLSNLSSTPNENNPNLNSRL, from the coding sequence ATGGTGCTCGAAGTAGAGTTCATTTCAAAGGAATTAATCAAGCCATCTGTTCCCACACCAAATCATCTCCGTAAACACAAATTCTCATTCATTGATCAAAATCAGTTCCCAATTTCCATACCTATACTTCTCTTCTATGAAAAATCCAACATTCCCAACCATGAAAGATGCAACCTTTTAAAACAATCTTTATCAAAGGCTCTAACCATATTCTACCCTCTAGCCGGCCGTATTAACAACTACTCCTACGCAGACTGCAACGACGAAGGTGCTCTCTTTATCCAAACCAAAGCTAATTGCCAACTCTCGGAAATTCTCCTAAACCGAAACGAATACCACAATCACAACAAAAAATTCTTTCCTCTGCAACCTGAGAAAGGGGTACATCAGTATGGATCTTTGTTTCAAATTACGTACTTCAATTGCGGTGGATTAGGTGTTTCATTCGCTATGCCACATATGCTTGGGGATGGTTTATCAATGTTCACATTCCTAAACTGTTGGGCTGCGGTTGCTAGAGGAAATACACTTGAAATTCCTCCCATTGTTTCAGATTCCATCTTTCCACCCATAAAAATAGCTGGGTTTGATCTCACACAATGGGCCTTCAAAGAAAATGTTGTGACCAAGTCATTTGTGTTTGATGCTGCCACAATATCAGCTCTTACAGATAAATATAGTGCTAATGGTGAAAAGTTGTCACGGGTGCTAGCTTTATCTGTTTTCATATTGAGTCGGATGATAGCTACGACTTCTCAAGCTAAAAATAATCGGTGTATGGTGATTTATTCGGTGAACGTGCGAGAATTACTGAATCCGCCACTCTCAAAACAGTCATTTGGGAATCTAATATTCGCTGCACCAGCACTAATTGATAATGTAGATCCTAGTGGGAATAAAGAAGATGCGTATTATGAAATTGGGAAGAGGATAAAGGATTCAATTACAAGTGTGAATTCAGAGTCTCTAAGGAAACTTCAGAATGGGGAGTTGAATTTCACGAAGGAATCATTTATGGAATGTATAAATGGAGAAATTGATAGGTATTCATTCACTAGTTTGTGTCGTTTTCCTATGTACGAAGTTGATTTTGGGTGGGGAAAGCCTGAATGGGTAGCTATATCAATGGTGTTTATCAACAATTTTATAATGCTGTGTGACACAAGAAACGGGAAAGGAATAGAGGTATGGATTAGCTTGACGGAGGAAGATATGGCTAAATTTGAGAAGGATAAACAACTTCTTTCCAATCTTTCTTCCACTCCAAATGAGAATAATCCAAACTTAAATTCACGTTTATGA